One window from the genome of Nocardioides panaciterrulae encodes:
- the tsf gene encoding translation elongation factor Ts, producing MANFSAADVKKLRELTGAGMMDCKKALDESDGDFEKAVELLRVKGAAKAAKRGAEREASAGLVAHAPGVLVELKCETDFVAKGEDFVATAQKIADAASEAAPADVEALKAVPLGTQTVGEVVEGLAISIGEKIELGQYVHFAGPVVAYMHKRAADLPPAVGVLVEYDGDADAARAAAMQIAAMRPQYLSRDEVPADIVAKEREIAEATSREEGKPEQAIAKITEGRLNGFFKDVVLLEQPSVTENKKTVKAVLDASGTTLKRFARFEVGA from the coding sequence ATGGCTAACTTCTCCGCGGCCGACGTCAAGAAGCTCCGCGAGCTCACCGGCGCCGGGATGATGGACTGCAAGAAGGCGCTGGACGAGAGCGACGGCGACTTCGAGAAGGCCGTCGAGCTCCTCCGCGTCAAGGGCGCCGCGAAGGCCGCCAAGCGTGGCGCCGAGCGCGAGGCCTCCGCCGGTCTGGTGGCGCACGCCCCGGGCGTCCTGGTCGAGCTCAAGTGCGAGACCGACTTCGTGGCCAAGGGCGAGGACTTCGTCGCCACCGCCCAGAAGATCGCCGACGCCGCGTCCGAGGCCGCTCCGGCCGACGTCGAGGCGCTCAAGGCCGTCCCGCTCGGCACCCAGACCGTCGGCGAGGTCGTCGAGGGGCTGGCGATCTCGATCGGCGAGAAGATCGAGCTGGGCCAGTACGTCCACTTCGCCGGCCCGGTCGTCGCCTACATGCACAAGCGCGCCGCGGACCTGCCGCCGGCCGTGGGTGTCCTCGTCGAGTACGACGGTGACGCCGACGCCGCCCGTGCCGCCGCGATGCAGATCGCCGCGATGCGCCCGCAGTACCTCAGCCGCGACGAGGTCCCGGCGGACATCGTCGCCAAGGAGCGCGAGATCGCCGAGGCCACCTCGCGCGAGGAGGGCAAGCCCGAGCAGGCGATCGCCAAGATCACCGAGGGTCGCCTCAACGGCTTCTTCAAGGACGTCGTGCTGCTCGAGCAGCCGTCGGTGACCGAGAACAAGAAGACCGTCAAGGCGGTCCTCGACGCGTCCGGCACCACCCTGAAGCGGTTCGCCCGCTTCGAGGTCGGCGCCTGA
- a CDS encoding tyrosine recombinase XerC, whose protein sequence is MARVLGAYERHLAAERDLSPHSVRAYVTDVAGLLEHAARLGCTDAAELDLRTLRSWLAKQQTLGRSRTTLARRATAARVFTAWLARTGRAPADPGTSLGSPKAHRTLPAVLRVDEAEELIRTAAERADDGSPVGLRDVAMLELLYATGIRVGELVGLDVDDVDRDRFVVRVLGKGRKERSVPFGRPAARALDFWLRHGRPHLLVDGSGPALFLGARGRRIDPRAVRTLVHRRIADVPGAPDIGPHGLRHSAATHLLEGGADLRSVQELLGHASLATTQLYTHVTTDRLRRAYQQAHPRA, encoded by the coding sequence ATGGCCCGGGTGCTGGGAGCCTACGAGCGCCACCTGGCGGCCGAGCGCGACCTCAGCCCGCACAGCGTGCGGGCCTACGTCACCGACGTCGCCGGGCTGCTCGAGCACGCCGCCCGGCTCGGCTGCACCGACGCCGCCGAGCTGGACCTGCGCACCCTGCGCAGCTGGCTGGCCAAGCAGCAGACCCTCGGCCGGTCCCGGACCACCCTGGCCCGGCGGGCCACCGCGGCCCGGGTCTTCACCGCCTGGCTGGCCCGCACCGGCCGCGCGCCGGCGGACCCGGGGACCAGCCTCGGCTCTCCCAAGGCGCACCGCACCCTCCCCGCCGTGCTGCGCGTCGACGAGGCCGAGGAGCTGATCCGGACCGCGGCGGAGCGGGCCGACGACGGCAGCCCGGTCGGGCTGCGCGACGTGGCCATGCTGGAGCTGCTCTACGCCACCGGCATCCGGGTCGGCGAGCTGGTGGGGCTCGACGTCGACGACGTGGACCGCGACCGGTTCGTCGTCCGGGTGCTCGGCAAGGGGCGCAAGGAGCGCTCGGTGCCGTTCGGCCGGCCGGCCGCGCGCGCCCTGGACTTCTGGCTCCGGCACGGCCGGCCGCACCTCCTGGTCGACGGCTCGGGCCCGGCGCTGTTCCTGGGCGCGCGCGGACGACGGATCGACCCACGGGCCGTACGGACGCTGGTGCACCGCCGCATCGCCGACGTCCCCGGCGCCCCCGACATCGGCCCGCACGGGCTGCGGCACAGCGCCGCCACGCACCTGCTGGAGGGCGGTGCGGACCTGCGTTCGGTCCAGGAGCTGCTCGGCCACGCCTCCCTGGCCACCACCCAGCTCTACACCCACGTCACCACCGACCGGCTGCGCCGGGCCTACCAGCAGGCGCACCCCCGCGCCTAG
- the rpsB gene encoding 30S ribosomal protein S2: MAVVTMRQLLESGVHFGHQTRRWNPKMKRFIMTERNGIYIIDLQQSLAYIDRSYAFIKETVAKGGAIMFVGTKKQAQEAIAEQATRVGMPYVNQRWLGGMLTNFQTVHQRINRLKELDEVDFDDVASSSRTKKELLQMRRERDKLNKSLGGIREMTRTPAAVWIVDTNKEHLAVEEARKLRIPIIGILDSNCDPDVVDFPIPGNDDAIRSVGLLTRVVADAVAEGLIARSGGKAGGETAEVAAAEPLAEWERELLGGEADKAAVEATGGDAAAQATPAAEATGASSEAAESTEAAAAATDESAAPAEAAATETAATEEAPAESAAATSDEAKA, from the coding sequence ATGGCAGTCGTCACCATGCGCCAGCTTCTCGAGAGCGGCGTGCACTTCGGACACCAGACCCGGCGCTGGAACCCGAAGATGAAGCGCTTCATCATGACCGAGCGCAACGGCATCTACATCATCGACCTGCAGCAGTCGCTGGCCTACATCGACCGCTCCTACGCCTTCATCAAGGAGACCGTCGCCAAGGGCGGCGCGATCATGTTCGTCGGCACCAAGAAGCAGGCGCAGGAGGCGATCGCCGAGCAGGCGACCCGCGTCGGCATGCCCTACGTGAACCAGCGGTGGCTGGGCGGCATGCTCACCAACTTCCAGACCGTGCACCAGCGGATCAACCGCCTCAAGGAGCTCGACGAGGTCGACTTCGACGACGTCGCGAGCAGCAGCCGCACCAAGAAGGAGCTGCTGCAGATGCGTCGCGAGCGCGACAAGCTCAACAAGTCGCTCGGCGGCATCCGCGAGATGACCCGGACCCCCGCCGCGGTGTGGATCGTGGACACCAACAAGGAGCACCTCGCCGTCGAGGAGGCGCGCAAGCTGCGCATCCCGATCATCGGCATCCTGGACTCCAACTGCGACCCCGACGTCGTCGACTTCCCGATCCCGGGCAACGACGACGCGATCCGCTCCGTCGGCCTGCTGACCCGCGTCGTGGCCGACGCGGTCGCCGAGGGCCTGATCGCCCGTTCCGGTGGCAAGGCCGGCGGCGAGACCGCCGAGGTGGCTGCCGCGGAGCCGCTGGCCGAGTGGGAGCGTGAGCTGCTGGGCGGCGAGGCCGACAAGGCCGCCGTCGAGGCCACCGGCGGCGACGCCGCCGCCCAGGCGACCCCGGCCGCCGAGGCCACCGGCGCCTCCTCCGAGGCCGCCGAGTCGACCGAGGCCGCCGCCGCGGCCACCGACGAGTCCGCTGCTCCGGCCGAGGCCGCCGCTACCGAGACCGCCGCCACCGAGGAGGCTCCGGCCGAGTCCGCGGCCGCCACCTCCGACGAGGCCAAGGCCTGA
- the pyrH gene encoding UMP kinase: MTGYKRVLLKLSGEVFGGGQVGLDLDVINAIAAEIAEVARSGVQVAIVVGGGNFFRGAELQQRGMERARADYMGMLGTVMNCLALQDFIEKHGVETRVQTAITMGQVAEPYIPRRAIRHLEKGRVVIFGAGAGMPFFSTDTVAAQRALETRCEVILMGKQGVDGVYDSDPHQNPAAVMFDALTYDEFLARGLKVADATSVSLARDNDLDMVFFNLSTAGTIGRAVTGEKIGTTVSRD; the protein is encoded by the coding sequence ATGACCGGCTACAAGCGAGTCCTGCTCAAGCTGTCCGGCGAGGTGTTCGGCGGTGGTCAGGTGGGGCTGGACCTCGACGTCATCAACGCGATCGCCGCGGAGATCGCCGAGGTCGCCCGTTCGGGTGTCCAGGTGGCGATCGTCGTGGGAGGTGGCAACTTCTTCCGGGGCGCGGAGCTCCAGCAGCGCGGCATGGAGCGCGCGCGGGCCGACTACATGGGCATGCTGGGCACGGTGATGAACTGCCTGGCGCTCCAGGACTTCATCGAGAAGCACGGCGTCGAGACGCGCGTCCAGACCGCGATCACCATGGGCCAGGTGGCCGAGCCGTACATCCCCCGGCGCGCCATCCGGCACCTCGAGAAGGGTCGAGTCGTCATCTTCGGCGCCGGCGCCGGCATGCCGTTCTTCTCCACCGACACCGTGGCGGCCCAGCGGGCGCTCGAGACGCGCTGCGAGGTCATCTTGATGGGCAAGCAGGGCGTCGACGGCGTCTACGACTCCGACCCGCACCAGAACCCTGCCGCGGTGATGTTCGACGCGCTGACCTACGACGAGTTCCTGGCGCGCGGGCTGAAGGTCGCCGACGCCACGTCGGTCAGCCTCGCCCGCGACAACGACCTCGACATGGTCTTCTTCAACCTCTCGACGGCGGGCACCATCGGCCGCGCCGTGACCGGTGAGAAGATCGGTACGACGGTCTCGCGCGACTGA
- the frr gene encoding ribosome recycling factor produces MNDILNEADSKMDKSVEATREEFAAIRAGRAHPGMFSKIVVDYYGSMTPLQQLASFTAPEARVILISPFDQGAMKNIERAIRDSDLGVNPADDGRVIRCVFPELTEERRKEYIKVARSKAEDGRVAVRNLRRSAKQGLEKLEKDGEVGKDDVTGAEKRLDSITKKHTDAIDEMLKNKEAELLEV; encoded by the coding sequence ATCAACGACATCCTCAACGAGGCCGACAGCAAGATGGACAAGTCGGTCGAGGCGACGCGCGAGGAGTTCGCGGCGATCCGCGCGGGCCGGGCCCACCCCGGCATGTTCAGCAAGATCGTGGTGGACTACTACGGCTCGATGACGCCGCTGCAGCAGCTCGCGTCGTTCACCGCACCCGAGGCCCGCGTCATCTTGATCTCGCCCTTCGACCAGGGCGCGATGAAGAACATCGAGAGGGCCATCCGCGACTCCGACCTCGGCGTGAACCCGGCCGACGACGGCAGGGTCATCCGCTGCGTGTTCCCCGAGCTGACCGAGGAGCGGCGCAAGGAGTACATCAAGGTCGCGCGGTCCAAGGCCGAGGACGGCCGGGTCGCGGTGCGCAACCTGCGGCGCTCGGCCAAGCAGGGCCTGGAGAAGCTCGAGAAGGACGGCGAGGTCGGCAAGGACGACGTCACCGGCGCCGAGAAGCGGCTGGACTCGATCACCAAGAAGCACACGGACGCGATCGACGAGATGCTGAAGAACAAGGAAGCCGAGCTGCTCGAGGTCTGA
- a CDS encoding M23 family metallopeptidase → MPALIPDRRSPVRPARTVGPLPRALLALVLLVPALLVLVPTPGLAAPVDPADPADPVGQWPLRPRPQVVAGFDPPGSPWGAGHRGVDLLGRPGQSVHSALAGVVTFAGVIAGRGVVVVDHGETRTTYEPVRAAVTVGTPLAAGDRLGILEGAGSHCLPRTCLHWGWLRGPAYLDPLRLVGAGPVRLLPLWRAAPSGFVAVPGPLAPASPYAGWLPLGRLFR, encoded by the coding sequence ATGCCCGCACTCATCCCCGACCGGCGCTCGCCGGTCCGGCCCGCTCGCACCGTCGGCCCGCTCCCGCGGGCGCTGCTGGCGCTGGTCCTCCTCGTGCCGGCCCTGCTCGTCCTGGTGCCCACCCCCGGCCTGGCCGCCCCGGTAGACCCGGCAGACCCGGCAGACCCGGTCGGCCAGTGGCCGCTTCGTCCGCGCCCCCAGGTGGTCGCGGGGTTCGACCCACCCGGTTCACCCTGGGGCGCCGGTCACCGGGGCGTGGACCTGCTCGGCCGGCCGGGGCAGTCCGTGCACAGCGCGCTGGCGGGCGTGGTGACCTTCGCCGGCGTGATCGCCGGGCGCGGCGTGGTCGTGGTCGACCACGGCGAGACCCGGACCACCTACGAGCCGGTGCGCGCGGCGGTGACGGTGGGGACGCCGCTGGCGGCCGGGGACCGCCTGGGGATCCTGGAGGGGGCGGGTTCCCACTGCCTGCCCCGCACCTGCCTGCACTGGGGATGGTTGCGCGGCCCGGCGTACCTCGATCCGCTGCGCCTGGTGGGCGCCGGGCCGGTGCGGCTGCTGCCGCTGTGGCGGGCCGCGCCGTCCGGCTTCGTCGCGGTTCCGGGGCCGCTGGCGCCGGCGAGTCCGTACGCCGGCTGGCTTCCCCTGGGCCGGCTGTTCCGCTGA